A genome region from Prionailurus viverrinus isolate Anna chromosome A3, UM_Priviv_1.0, whole genome shotgun sequence includes the following:
- the C1GALT1C1L gene encoding LOW QUALITY PROTEIN: C1GALT1-specific chaperone 1-like protein (The sequence of the model RefSeq protein was modified relative to this genomic sequence to represent the inferred CDS: inserted 9 bases in 6 codons; deleted 1 base in 1 codon; substituted 4 bases at 4 genomic stop codons) — protein MWPGNIQHRGKDPDHHYLRPPKRKDFLNISEVQRVDINNSIRVDSISLGQSKMXALLKETWAKHXDKAEPYSPKNDRLLVPXINLLKNDLWIQMRTTYKYVFEKHSDNYNWFFPTRPTPFAVFDNSACFLCTGALSQPFYLGHTIXLGKLXYLTVEGEIVKYRXLKDSLFSKSEKCADXSVIWELSEDMQLAAGLKXAGILAENAEDSEGRVVFNTKPXAHLIQETMCNNPQEVVQGCCSDMAITFKGLTPKKMIVMMYGMHWLRAXHYFNSTLVFLPPNGSESD, from the exons ATGTGGCCAGGTAACATTCAACACAGAGGTAAAGACCCTGATCACCATTACCTtcgcccccca aaaagaaaagatttcttaaatatttcagaagTGCAACGCGTGGATATTAATAACAGTATCCGTGTTGACTCTATCAGCCTTGGACAATCCAAGAT AGCATTATTGAAAGAGACTTGGGCCAAACA TGACAAAGCAGAGCCCTACAGTCCTAAAAATGATAGATTGTTAg tcccctaaataaatcttttaaaaaatgacctgtGGATACAGATGAGGACAACTTACAAATATGTCTTTGAAAAGCACAGCGACAACTACAACTGGTTCTTTCCTACACGTCCCACTCCATTTGCTGTCTTTGACAATTCAGCATGTTTTCTGTGTACCGGGGCTTTATCACAACCTTTCTATCTGGGCCACACTAT ACTTGGCAAGCTCTAATACCTGACCGTGGAAGGAGAAATTGTCAAGTATA ATCtgaaagacagcctcttcagtaAGTCTGAGAAGTGTGCAGATTGAAGTGTCATTTGGGAGTTATCTGAAGATATGCAGCTGGCAGCTGGCCTTAAATAAGCTGGAATTCTTGCAGAAAATGCAGAGGATTCTGAAGGAAGAGTTGTATTTAATACAAAAC ATGCACATCTTATTCAAGAGACCATGTGTAATAATCCTCAGGAAGTGGTACAAGGATGCTGTTCAGATATGGCTATTACTTTTAAGGGACTGACACCCAAAAAGATGATAGTGATGATGTACGGTATGCACTGGCTCAGGG TTCATTATTTCAACAGCACACTGGTCTTCTTGCCTCCAAACGGTTCAGAAAGTGACTGA